A window from Canis aureus isolate CA01 chromosome 23, VMU_Caureus_v.1.0, whole genome shotgun sequence encodes these proteins:
- the P2RY2 gene encoding P2Y purinoceptor 2 isoform X2, translated as MATGLDHWNSTINDTWDGDELGYKCRFNEDFKYVLLPVSYGVVCVLGLCLNAVALYIFLCRLKTWNASTTYMFHLAVSDALYAASLPLLVYYYSRGDHWPFSMVLCKLVRFLFYTNLYCSILFLTCISVHRCLGVLRPLRSLRWGRARYARRVAAAVWVLVLACQSPVLYFVTTSVRGSRITCHDTSAPELFGQFVAYSSVMLGLLFAAPFAVILVCYALMARRLLKPAYGASGGLPRAKRKSVRTIAVVLAVFALCFLPFHVTRTLYYSFRSLDLSCHALNAVNVAYKITRPLASANSCLDPVLYFLAGQRLVRFARDAKPPTDPTPAAPARRRRGLHRWDRTDVKRIKDVSTSSEDSRRTESTPAGGESSKDVRL; from the coding sequence ATGGCCACAGGCCTGGACCACTGGAACAGCACCATCAATGACACCTGGGACGGGGATGAGCTAGGCTACAAGTGCCGTTTCAATGAGGACTTCAAGTACGTGCTGCTGCCCGTGTCCTACGGCGTGGTGTGTGTGCTGGGGCTGTGTCTGAACGCCGTGGCGCTCTACATCTTCCTGTGCCGCCTCAAGACCTGGAACGCGTCCACCACCTACATGTTCCACCTGGCCGTGTCCGACGCGCTGTACGCGGCCTCCCTGCCGCTGCTGGTCTACTACTACTCCCGCGGCGACCACTGGCCCTTCAGCATGGTGCTGTGCAAGCTGGTGCGCTTCCTCTTCTACACCAACCTTTACTGCAGCATCCTCTTCCTCACGTGCATCAGCGTGCACCGGTGCCTGGGCGTCCTGCGCCCGCTGCGCTCTCTGCGCTGGGGCCGGGCCCGCTACGCCCGCCGGGTGGCGGCCGCCGTGTGGGTGCTGGTGCTGGCTTGCCAGTCCCCCGTGCTCTACTTTGTCACCACCAGCGTGCGGGGCAGCCGCATCACCTGCCACGACACCTCCGCACCCGAGCTCTTCGGCCAGTTTGTGGCCTACAGCTCGGTCATGCTGGGCCTGCTCTTCGCGGCGCCCTTCGCCGTCATCCTGGTGTGCTACGCGCTGATGGCCCGGCGGCTGCTGAAGCCGGCCTACGGGGCCTCGGGAGGCCTGCCGCGGGCCAAGCGCAAGTCGGTGCGCACCATTGCCGTGGTGCTGGCCGTCTTCGCCCTCTGCTTCCTGCCCTTCCACGTCACCCGCACCCTCTACTACTCCTTCCGCTCGCTGGACCTCAGCTGCCACGCCCTCAACGCCGTCAACGTGGCTTACAAGATCACCCGGCCACTGGCCAGCGCCAACAGTTGCCTGGACCCGGTGCTCTACTTCCTGGCCGGCCAGAGGCTCGTGCGCTTTGCCCGAGACGCCAAGCCGCCCACAgaccccacccctgctgccccgGCTCGCCGCCGGCGGGGCCTGCACAGGTGGGACAGAACTGACGTCAAGAGGATAAAAGATGTGTCCACCAGCAGTGAGGATTCTAGGCGGACAGAGTCCACCCCGGCTGGTGGGGAGAGCTCTAAGGACGTCCGGCTGTAG